One Cohnella candidum genomic region harbors:
- a CDS encoding S1C family serine protease has protein sequence MKRKIALIVALSFLVTGAVSAASLWGSFKGNAVVKTTVGGTVFKPSGTPAIQFNGQPLIPLSVLDKAGIKYTYDKSKLTVDVKKPAAPAADPVTLAKEIIDNYGSGVTFMKDYGVMVAVSYLTQIDDYDSDWYYFDQIFQRLSKFNAQESRVVYVNADGEEIGSVSIESKAYRDFMAGKIKDADLQTKWIVTGKIGRTPLTPKEIGKLQNSVGVVLTYDDSGKPIAQGSGFVIRDNLFITNHHVVEGAKKITIKLDGVTYDASNWYYFDNKDADLWGVMLSTSYDAQGRPTGSSPAYSLDYDTAIPQIGEKVYAIGSPVGLENSLSEGIVSSIRTDNGMTLIQHTADIDHGSSGGVLLNEFGDAIGVTSSGVEGSNLEFAIPMKYVQKEIDIIEK, from the coding sequence ATGAAGAGGAAAATAGCACTGATCGTCGCGTTAAGCTTTCTCGTCACGGGAGCGGTCAGCGCCGCGTCATTATGGGGGAGCTTTAAAGGAAACGCGGTCGTGAAGACCACGGTAGGCGGCACGGTGTTCAAGCCAAGCGGCACGCCGGCCATCCAGTTCAACGGACAACCGCTGATTCCGCTCAGCGTGCTGGATAAAGCGGGGATCAAATACACCTACGACAAATCGAAACTGACCGTGGACGTGAAGAAACCCGCGGCACCAGCCGCCGACCCGGTCACGTTGGCCAAGGAAATCATCGACAATTACGGCAGCGGCGTGACCTTCATGAAAGATTACGGCGTCATGGTCGCGGTGTCTTACCTGACGCAAATCGACGACTACGATTCCGACTGGTACTATTTCGATCAGATCTTTCAACGGCTCTCGAAATTCAACGCCCAGGAGTCACGGGTCGTTTACGTGAATGCCGACGGGGAAGAGATCGGCTCCGTTTCGATCGAATCGAAAGCGTACCGCGACTTCATGGCCGGAAAGATCAAGGACGCGGACTTGCAGACCAAATGGATCGTCACGGGCAAAATCGGCCGCACTCCCCTGACGCCCAAAGAAATCGGCAAGCTCCAAAACTCCGTCGGCGTCGTCCTGACCTACGACGACAGCGGCAAACCGATTGCGCAGGGATCCGGGTTCGTCATCCGCGACAACCTGTTCATCACGAACCATCACGTCGTGGAGGGCGCGAAGAAAATCACGATCAAGCTCGACGGCGTCACCTACGACGCTTCCAACTGGTATTATTTCGACAACAAAGACGCGGACCTTTGGGGCGTCATGCTGTCCACTTCCTATGATGCCCAGGGCAGGCCGACCGGCTCCTCGCCGGCTTATTCCCTGGATTACGATACGGCCATCCCCCAGATCGGCGAGAAGGTGTACGCGATCGGCAGCCCGGTCGGATTGGAAAACAGCTTGTCCGAAGGAATCGTCTCTTCGATCCGGACGGATAACGGCATGACGCTGATCCAGCATACGGCCGACATCGACCACGGCTCCAGCGGAGGCGTGCTGCTCAACGAATTCGGAGACGCGATCGGCGTGACGTCATCCGGCGTGGAGGGCTCCAATTTGGAGTTCGCCATCCCGATGAAATACGTGCAAAAAGAAATCGATATAATCGAGAAGTAA
- the murC gene encoding UDP-N-acetylmuramate--L-alanine ligase: MHTAEHVHFIGIGGYGMSAIARVMLEMGYQVSGSDVARQELTDKLAAKGARIYIGHEPEHVQGADLVVYSTALPKDNVERQAAEQLNIPTLHRSQMLARLLNARKGVTVAGAHGKTTTSSMIALVMETCGLDPTYIIGGEIVNVGTNAKAGKGDFVVAEADESDGSFLQYVPAIAVVTNIEADHLENYDGDFGKLKEAYVSYLRNVREGGIAVVGTDDENVRSILPKVGGTRLITFGIESEADYTAADITLGDRCVEFSVRRGAETLGTIALSVPGRHNVYNALATVIVCLEAGVPFAGIAEAIKEFRGAKRRFQVLGEVKDMLVIDDYAHHPTEIQATIQAAKATGKRIIAVFQPQRYTRTFFLLDAFSRAFADADEVIITDIYSPAGEQRIEGVTSQKLVELIENNSNPNVHYVPTKEEVLTLLAGKVQPGDLVITMGAGDIWKAADGLARVLRERYPG; encoded by the coding sequence TTGCATACGGCTGAACATGTACATTTTATCGGCATCGGGGGCTATGGGATGAGCGCCATCGCCCGCGTCATGCTGGAGATGGGCTATCAAGTGTCCGGTTCTGATGTTGCCCGCCAGGAGCTCACGGACAAACTGGCCGCCAAAGGCGCGCGGATCTACATCGGACATGAGCCGGAACACGTGCAAGGCGCGGATCTCGTCGTCTATTCCACCGCCCTGCCGAAGGACAACGTCGAACGGCAGGCCGCGGAGCAGCTGAACATTCCGACTCTGCACCGGTCTCAAATGCTGGCGAGGCTGCTGAACGCCCGCAAAGGCGTCACCGTCGCGGGAGCGCACGGCAAAACGACCACGTCCTCGATGATCGCCTTGGTCATGGAGACTTGCGGGTTGGATCCCACTTATATCATCGGCGGGGAAATCGTCAACGTCGGAACGAACGCCAAAGCGGGCAAGGGCGATTTCGTCGTCGCGGAAGCGGACGAGAGCGACGGCTCGTTCCTTCAGTACGTGCCGGCGATCGCGGTCGTCACGAACATCGAAGCCGACCACCTCGAAAACTATGACGGGGATTTCGGCAAGCTGAAGGAAGCTTACGTCTCTTATTTGCGCAACGTGCGGGAAGGCGGAATCGCGGTCGTCGGGACGGACGACGAGAACGTCCGGTCCATCCTGCCGAAGGTCGGCGGGACGCGCCTCATCACATTCGGCATCGAATCGGAGGCCGACTATACCGCCGCGGACATTACGCTGGGCGATCGCTGCGTCGAGTTCTCCGTACGCCGCGGCGCGGAGACGCTCGGTACGATCGCGCTTTCCGTGCCCGGGCGGCATAACGTTTATAACGCACTCGCCACGGTCATCGTTTGCCTGGAGGCCGGCGTTCCCTTCGCCGGCATCGCCGAAGCCATCAAGGAGTTTCGCGGCGCCAAGCGCAGGTTCCAAGTGCTCGGCGAAGTGAAGGACATGCTGGTGATCGACGATTACGCCCACCATCCGACGGAGATTCAAGCCACGATCCAAGCGGCTAAAGCGACGGGCAAGCGGATCATCGCGGTATTCCAACCGCAGCGGTATACGAGGACCTTCTTCCTGCTAGACGCGTTCAGTCGCGCTTTCGCCGACGCGGACGAGGTCATCATTACCGACATTTACTCGCCTGCGGGGGAGCAGCGAATCGAAGGCGTCACCTCGCAGAAGCTCGTCGAGCTGATCGAGAACAACAGCAATCCCAACGTCCACTACGTTCCCACGAAGGAAGAAGTGCTGACGCTGCTTGCCGGCAAAGTGCAGCCCGGCGATCTCGTGATCACGATGGGCGCCGGCGACATCTGGAAGGCGGCGGACGGACTCGCCCGCGTGCTGAGAGAACGTTATCCGGGCTAA
- a CDS encoding bifunctional folylpolyglutamate synthase/dihydrofolate synthase, with amino-acid sequence MNDERQTAPFRTAADAVEWITGLMPVVGIRPGLERMNLLMERFGHPHRRLKFIHVAGTNGKGSTCAFLTQVLRRCGYDVGTFTSPYLTSYSNRLQYNETDIPDETLLELANRIKPEADALAETEWGPPTMFEVTTALALLYYGTVAYPDYVVWETGMGGRLDVTNIVTPVVSVITNVGHDHMDMLGPTLEDIAREKAGIIKPGVPVVTTELRPEIVRIFREKAEAGRSTLYVLGEQFQYESGATSETEQAFSFFGPFRDLPELTITLSGAHQRKNAAAAVMTLEVLRQYYALIVEDADLAEGLRSAAWPGRLELVSRQPRILLDGAHNPEGMEALAAALRDVYKYDRLNVMMAMMPNKNHEHSLRHILPMVDLLVITEPDFHKKMNAEDLAEVAERLRKETGKPGGIVVEPDWRKALALLTGPEGGSSSGTLHVVTGTLYLIADVRSWLLHGTKSEKGW; translated from the coding sequence ATGAACGACGAACGGCAGACAGCCCCGTTTCGGACGGCTGCCGATGCGGTGGAATGGATCACCGGCCTGATGCCCGTCGTCGGTATCCGGCCCGGGCTTGAACGGATGAATCTGCTGATGGAACGGTTTGGGCATCCCCATCGGCGGTTAAAATTTATTCATGTTGCCGGAACGAACGGGAAGGGCTCGACGTGCGCTTTCCTGACGCAGGTGCTGCGCCGCTGCGGCTACGATGTGGGAACGTTCACGTCCCCCTATCTGACTTCCTATTCCAACCGGCTCCAATACAACGAAACGGACATCCCGGATGAAACGCTGCTCGAACTGGCCAACCGGATTAAACCGGAGGCCGACGCGCTGGCGGAGACCGAGTGGGGGCCTCCGACGATGTTCGAGGTGACGACCGCTCTGGCGCTGTTGTACTATGGAACGGTCGCTTATCCCGATTACGTCGTATGGGAAACGGGGATGGGCGGCAGGCTGGACGTGACCAACATCGTCACGCCGGTCGTGAGCGTCATTACCAACGTCGGCCACGACCATATGGATATGCTGGGCCCGACGCTGGAAGACATCGCGAGGGAGAAAGCCGGCATCATCAAACCGGGCGTGCCGGTCGTCACGACGGAGCTTCGGCCGGAGATCGTTCGGATTTTCCGCGAGAAAGCGGAAGCCGGACGATCCACGCTCTACGTTTTGGGCGAGCAGTTCCAGTACGAAAGCGGCGCAACTTCGGAAACGGAACAGGCATTTTCGTTTTTCGGCCCTTTCCGGGATTTGCCCGAGCTCACGATCACGCTCAGCGGCGCTCACCAGCGGAAAAACGCCGCCGCGGCCGTCATGACGCTGGAAGTGCTCCGCCAGTATTACGCGCTGATCGTGGAGGACGCCGATCTGGCGGAAGGGCTGCGGAGCGCAGCTTGGCCGGGAAGATTGGAATTGGTCTCCCGCCAGCCGCGCATCCTGCTCGACGGGGCGCACAACCCGGAAGGGATGGAGGCGCTCGCCGCCGCTCTTCGGGACGTTTACAAGTACGACCGGCTGAACGTCATGATGGCGATGATGCCGAATAAGAATCACGAACATTCCCTGCGGCATATACTACCAATGGTGGATTTGCTCGTCATTACGGAACCCGATTTTCATAAAAAGATGAATGCCGAAGATCTCGCCGAGGTGGCCGAAAGGCTGCGGAAAGAAACCGGCAAGCCCGGCGGGATCGTGGTGGAACCGGATTGGCGTAAAGCCCTCGCGCTGCTGACCGGCCCGGAAGGCGGTTCGTCCTCCGGCACGCTCCACGTCGTCACGGGCACGCTGTACTTGATCGCGGACGTCCGCTCGTGGCTGCTGCATGGAACGAAATCTGAAAAAGGCTGGTGA
- a CDS encoding valine--tRNA ligase encodes MSETQERLQTEMPTTYDPTVAETKWYETWIRNGYFQAGRRTGAPKYSIVIPPPNVTGMLHIGHALDFTLQDILIRFKRMQGFDALWLPGTDHAGIATQTKVEQKLREEGKTRYDLGREAFLEKVWEWKEHYAGSIRSQWAKMGLSLDYSRERFTLDEGLSKAVREVFVRLYEKGLIYRGKRIINWDPAARTALSDIEVEYKEVNGHLYHLRYPLADGSGHLTVATTRPETMLGDTAVAVHPEDPRYRSLIGKMLLLPIVNREIQIIADEYVDKEFGSGAVKITPAHDPNDFEVGTRHNLPQITVMDESGKMNAEAGPYQGMDRAECRKAIVKDLQEQGVLVKIDDHVHQVGHSERSGAVVEPYLSTQWFVSMKPLAEKALASQRSGQGVNFVPDRFEKIYLHWIENVRDWCISRQLWWGHRIPAWYCGACGETHVAREDLHACRSCGSADLKQDEDVLDTWFSSGLWPFSTMGWPDESSEDLKNYYPTNVLVTGYDIIYFWVARMIFTALEFTEQNPFKDVLIHGLVRDAEGRKMSKSLGNGVDPLDVIAEYGTDAMRFMLSTGSTPGQDLRYRTEKVEQARNFANKIWNASRFALMNLEGFKAEDIDLSGPLSTADRWILHRFNETARDITRLMEGYEFGETGRLLYNFIWDDLCDWYIEFAKLTLYGEDAAAKRSTQSVLAYVLDRTLRLLHPFMPFLTEEIWQHLPHEAGETITLAAWPGYESAFEAEEAVKEMNLLMEAIRAVRNIRAEVNVSPGKKIELLVKPTGAAEESILRRNEVYVRRFCNTSSFTLDAGLTPPDKAMTAIVTGAELYLPLAGLIDIGQEIARLEKELANLNAEVERVEKKLGNEGYIAKAPAHVVEQERAKGQDYRDKRDKVLARIAELRG; translated from the coding sequence ATGTCCGAAACGCAAGAACGGCTCCAGACCGAGATGCCGACGACTTACGATCCGACGGTCGCGGAGACCAAATGGTACGAAACCTGGATCCGGAACGGTTATTTCCAAGCGGGCCGCCGCACCGGCGCCCCTAAATATTCGATCGTCATTCCGCCGCCGAACGTGACCGGCATGCTGCACATCGGCCACGCGCTCGATTTCACGCTGCAGGACATCCTGATCCGCTTCAAGCGGATGCAGGGTTTCGACGCGCTGTGGCTGCCGGGCACCGACCACGCGGGAATCGCCACCCAAACGAAGGTGGAGCAGAAGCTCCGCGAGGAAGGGAAAACCCGTTACGATCTGGGACGCGAAGCGTTCCTCGAGAAAGTATGGGAGTGGAAGGAGCATTATGCCGGCTCCATTCGCAGCCAGTGGGCCAAAATGGGCCTCAGCCTCGACTACTCGCGCGAGCGTTTCACGCTTGACGAAGGGCTGTCCAAAGCGGTCCGCGAGGTGTTCGTCCGCCTGTACGAGAAAGGCTTGATCTACCGCGGCAAACGGATCATCAACTGGGATCCGGCGGCCCGTACGGCTTTGTCCGACATCGAGGTCGAATACAAAGAGGTTAACGGTCACTTGTACCACTTGCGGTATCCTTTGGCGGACGGCAGCGGCCATCTGACCGTGGCAACGACGCGTCCGGAAACGATGCTCGGCGATACGGCCGTTGCGGTGCATCCGGAAGATCCGCGCTATCGGTCCCTGATCGGCAAGATGCTCCTTCTTCCGATCGTGAACCGCGAAATCCAGATCATCGCCGACGAATACGTCGACAAGGAGTTCGGCAGCGGCGCCGTGAAAATCACGCCCGCCCACGACCCGAACGACTTCGAAGTCGGAACGAGGCACAACTTGCCGCAGATTACGGTCATGGACGAAAGCGGCAAAATGAACGCGGAAGCCGGTCCTTACCAAGGCATGGACCGCGCGGAATGCCGCAAGGCGATCGTCAAGGACCTGCAAGAGCAAGGCGTGCTGGTCAAAATCGACGACCACGTTCACCAGGTCGGCCACAGCGAGCGCTCCGGCGCCGTCGTCGAGCCGTATTTGTCCACGCAGTGGTTCGTTTCGATGAAGCCGCTGGCCGAGAAAGCCCTCGCGTCGCAGCGCTCCGGCCAAGGCGTGAATTTCGTGCCCGACCGGTTCGAAAAAATTTACTTACACTGGATCGAAAACGTCCGCGATTGGTGCATTTCCCGCCAGCTGTGGTGGGGACACCGGATTCCGGCCTGGTACTGCGGCGCCTGCGGAGAGACGCATGTCGCCCGCGAAGACCTGCATGCCTGCCGGTCTTGCGGCAGCGCCGACCTGAAGCAGGACGAGGACGTGCTCGACACGTGGTTCAGCTCCGGCCTGTGGCCGTTCTCCACGATGGGCTGGCCGGACGAATCGTCCGAAGATCTTAAAAACTACTATCCGACCAACGTGCTCGTCACGGGTTACGACATCATCTATTTCTGGGTAGCCCGGATGATTTTCACCGCGCTGGAGTTCACGGAGCAAAATCCGTTCAAGGACGTGCTGATCCACGGTCTAGTCCGGGACGCCGAAGGACGCAAAATGTCCAAATCGCTCGGCAACGGCGTCGACCCGCTCGACGTCATCGCCGAATACGGCACCGACGCGATGCGTTTCATGCTGTCAACGGGCAGCACGCCGGGCCAGGACCTGCGCTACCGGACGGAGAAGGTCGAGCAGGCTCGCAACTTCGCCAACAAGATCTGGAACGCTTCTCGGTTCGCCTTGATGAACCTGGAAGGCTTCAAGGCCGAAGACATCGACTTGTCCGGACCGCTTTCCACGGCCGATCGTTGGATTCTGCACCGGTTCAACGAAACCGCGCGCGACATCACCCGCCTCATGGAAGGGTACGAATTCGGCGAAACGGGCCGTCTGCTGTACAACTTCATCTGGGACGATCTGTGCGACTGGTACATCGAATTCGCCAAGCTTACGCTGTACGGAGAAGATGCGGCGGCGAAGCGCAGCACCCAGTCCGTGCTGGCTTACGTGCTGGACCGTACGCTCCGGCTGCTGCACCCGTTCATGCCTTTCCTCACCGAAGAAATTTGGCAGCATCTGCCTCATGAAGCCGGAGAAACGATCACGCTGGCCGCTTGGCCGGGTTACGAGTCGGCTTTCGAGGCGGAAGAGGCCGTGAAGGAAATGAACCTGCTGATGGAAGCGATCCGCGCCGTCCGCAACATCCGTGCCGAAGTGAACGTGTCGCCGGGCAAAAAGATCGAGCTGCTCGTCAAGCCGACGGGTGCGGCGGAAGAAAGCATTTTGCGACGCAATGAAGTGTACGTCCGCCGTTTCTGCAATACGTCTTCGTTCACGCTGGACGCCGGCCTGACGCCGCCGGACAAAGCGATGACCGCGATCGTGACCGGCGCAGAGCTGTATTTGCCGCTGGCCGGCTTGATCGACATCGGCCAGGAAATCGCCCGCCTGGAGAAGGAACTCGCCAACCTGAACGCGGAAGTGGAACGGGTCGAGAAGAAACTGGGCAACGAAGGCTATATCGCGAAAGCGCCTGCGCACGTCGTGGAGCAAGAAAGGGCCAAAGGCCAGGATTACCGCGACAAACGGGACAAAGTGCTGGCCCGCATCGCCGAGCTGCGCGGTTGA
- a CDS encoding LysM peptidoglycan-binding domain-containing protein, translating to MTDPLNGLRFDIYERVHLPDDVAAIEELEEIELIPHMQAQPREDHVLLKGHLLLSGVYRAQNQEPGQGSAKLEHWIPVEISLPPSRVPRMEELAVEIDNFDVDLLSTRSINVTGVLALRGLQPEQQKQAPVWRDDSFTVVHQAAPDPSASLGEEEEEEIRFEPAELQQEPSPSPFGDNPYAQFTAPPQTSPFYAATNRREAGVWPYAAQAKPEAQEEASEPAIPASNELASPWESETGWGDVSTRKAEPAFPLPAYPSAGEQPESEFASEPELQDQAGDRWEAFAEPLPEPELQDKPDFAPVDRLEEKPEEKPELKIAFGGKKQDAPPPTTFGVGLLSILGDKGAAREAEQQALRSARAEAEEAEAKAARLSTGDELEWTKLFLSKGSEAQAFSKVRMCIVQREDTIESIAARYNVQARELQLRNRLSDPYLSEGQVLYIP from the coding sequence GTGACGGACCCGTTGAACGGATTGAGGTTCGACATTTACGAGCGGGTGCACTTGCCCGATGATGTGGCTGCCATCGAGGAATTGGAGGAGATTGAGCTCATTCCCCACATGCAGGCGCAGCCCCGCGAAGACCATGTTCTGCTGAAGGGGCATTTGTTGTTGTCCGGCGTTTACCGGGCGCAAAACCAGGAGCCGGGACAAGGCTCCGCGAAATTGGAGCATTGGATCCCGGTCGAGATCTCCCTGCCGCCGAGCCGCGTGCCGCGTATGGAGGAATTGGCGGTCGAGATCGACAACTTCGACGTCGACCTGCTGTCCACCCGCTCGATTAACGTAACCGGCGTGCTGGCTCTCCGGGGGCTGCAGCCGGAACAGCAGAAGCAAGCGCCGGTGTGGCGGGACGACAGCTTCACGGTCGTTCACCAAGCGGCGCCGGACCCTTCGGCTTCACTTGGAGAGGAAGAGGAAGAGGAAATCCGGTTTGAGCCGGCCGAGCTGCAGCAGGAACCGTCGCCCTCCCCATTCGGCGATAACCCGTACGCCCAGTTTACCGCGCCGCCGCAGACGTCTCCGTTTTACGCCGCGACGAACCGCAGGGAAGCCGGCGTGTGGCCTTATGCCGCGCAGGCCAAGCCGGAAGCGCAAGAGGAAGCCTCGGAGCCCGCGATCCCGGCTTCGAACGAACTCGCAAGCCCGTGGGAGTCGGAGACCGGATGGGGAGACGTTTCGACCCGGAAAGCGGAGCCGGCTTTTCCATTGCCTGCATACCCCTCTGCCGGGGAACAGCCCGAATCCGAGTTTGCCTCGGAGCCTGAGCTGCAAGACCAAGCCGGCGACCGCTGGGAGGCTTTTGCCGAACCGCTGCCGGAGCCTGAGCTGCAAGACAAGCCGGACTTCGCGCCGGTTGATAGGCTGGAAGAGAAGCCCGAAGAAAAGCCGGAGCTGAAAATCGCGTTCGGAGGCAAAAAACAGGACGCGCCGCCGCCCACCACATTCGGCGTAGGGCTGCTGTCCATCCTCGGCGACAAAGGCGCCGCGAGGGAAGCGGAGCAGCAGGCGCTGCGTTCCGCCCGGGCCGAAGCCGAAGAAGCCGAAGCTAAAGCGGCGCGCCTAAGCACGGGAGACGAGCTGGAATGGACGAAGCTCTTCCTCAGCAAAGGTTCGGAGGCCCAGGCATTCAGCAAGGTGAGGATGTGCATCGTTCAGCGGGAGGATACGATCGAATCCATTGCCGCCCGCTACAACGTGCAAGCCCGCGAGCTGCAATTGCGGAATCGGCTGAGCGACCCTTACTTGTCGGAAGGGCAAGTGCTGTATATTCCGTAA
- the hemL gene encoding glutamate-1-semialdehyde 2,1-aminomutase, whose product MNENRRNRTDTKSKEAFERAKRSIPGGVNSPVRAFKSVGLTPLVIERGEGSRITDIDGQTYVDYVLSWGPLIAGHAHPEVVEAIKRTAEKGTSFGAPTELETLMAELVCERVPSVEIVRMVNSGTEATMSALRLARGYTNRSKILKFEGSYHGHADSLLIKAGSGVATLGLPDSPGVPEGVAAHTVAVPYNDLESVKLAFERFGEEIAAVIVEPVAGNMGVVPPLPGFLQGLRDVTTRYGSLLIFDEVMTGFRVHLNCAQGLYGVTPDLTCLGKVIGGGLPVGAYGGKREIMEKMAPVGPIYQAGTLSGNPLAMAAGYTTLKLMTEEKYQLLERLSGRLQAGLEQNAKELGVPMTINRVGSMVCPFFTEKHVINYDVARTADAKRFIDVFRGLLDGGVNIAPSAFEGWFVSTAHSEQDIDLTIEAHREALRQS is encoded by the coding sequence ATGAACGAAAATCGTCGAAATCGCACGGATACGAAATCCAAGGAAGCATTCGAACGGGCCAAGCGCTCGATTCCCGGCGGCGTCAACAGTCCCGTGCGGGCGTTCAAGTCGGTCGGATTGACTCCGCTCGTGATCGAGCGGGGGGAAGGCAGCCGGATTACCGACATCGACGGCCAAACTTATGTCGACTACGTGCTGAGCTGGGGACCGCTGATCGCGGGCCACGCCCACCCGGAAGTCGTGGAAGCCATCAAACGGACGGCGGAAAAAGGGACGAGCTTCGGTGCCCCGACGGAGCTGGAAACGCTCATGGCCGAGCTGGTTTGCGAACGGGTGCCGTCCGTCGAGATCGTCCGGATGGTCAACTCGGGCACGGAAGCGACGATGAGCGCCCTTCGCTTGGCCCGCGGTTACACGAACCGCAGCAAAATCCTGAAATTCGAGGGCTCGTACCACGGACATGCCGACAGCCTGCTGATCAAGGCGGGATCCGGCGTCGCCACGCTGGGCCTTCCCGACAGCCCCGGCGTTCCCGAAGGAGTGGCCGCCCATACGGTAGCCGTCCCGTATAACGATTTGGAATCCGTGAAGCTGGCGTTCGAACGGTTCGGAGAAGAAATCGCCGCCGTCATCGTGGAACCCGTCGCGGGCAACATGGGCGTCGTGCCTCCGCTGCCGGGTTTCTTGCAGGGACTTCGCGACGTGACGACCCGCTACGGAAGTCTCTTGATTTTCGACGAGGTGATGACCGGCTTCCGGGTGCACCTGAACTGCGCCCAAGGCCTGTATGGCGTAACGCCGGACCTCACCTGTCTCGGCAAAGTCATCGGAGGCGGCCTTCCCGTCGGAGCATACGGCGGCAAACGCGAGATCATGGAGAAAATGGCCCCGGTCGGCCCGATCTATCAGGCGGGCACGCTGTCAGGCAATCCGCTTGCCATGGCAGCGGGGTACACGACTCTGAAGCTCATGACCGAAGAGAAATACCAGCTGCTCGAACGGCTTTCCGGGCGGCTGCAGGCCGGACTTGAGCAGAACGCCAAAGAGCTTGGCGTTCCGATGACGATCAACCGGGTGGGCTCCATGGTTTGTCCGTTTTTCACCGAGAAGCACGTCATCAATTACGACGTGGCAAGGACGGCGGACGCGAAGCGGTTCATCGACGTCTTCCGCGGGCTGCTCGACGGCGGCGTCAACATCGCGCCGTCCGCCTTCGAAGGATGGTTCGTGTCGACGGCGCACTCCGAGCAGGATATCGACCTTACGATCGAAGCGCACCGCGAAGCGCTTCGTCAGTCTTAA
- a CDS encoding Crp/Fnr family transcriptional regulator gives MIEWLKRVSLFDNLNDEQLENIVKIAHRRTFPAGTVLFHEKDLGLTFYVVLAGSIKLFTRSTSGEEKVLSVVNAGESFGELSLLDGRPRSASAQTLESTSVLELSSQAFMELLQSHFDITRGILSELCRRLRQTNEQVNDLTFLDGRTRVLKNLITMANRNGKRDGQTISMHMALNYDELAQLAGVSKAVLSDVLRELENRGVLQFGINEYRLNLAKLRG, from the coding sequence ATGATCGAATGGCTCAAACGGGTATCGCTTTTCGACAATCTTAACGACGAACAGCTTGAAAATATCGTTAAAATCGCCCACCGCAGAACATTTCCCGCAGGCACCGTCCTGTTTCACGAAAAAGATCTCGGCCTGACGTTTTATGTCGTGCTGGCCGGCTCGATCAAACTGTTTACGCGCAGCACATCCGGCGAAGAAAAGGTCTTGTCGGTCGTGAACGCGGGCGAAAGCTTCGGCGAGCTGTCGCTGCTGGACGGAAGACCTCGCTCCGCTTCGGCCCAGACGCTGGAATCGACCTCGGTGCTGGAGCTTTCTTCCCAGGCGTTCATGGAGCTGCTGCAGTCCCATTTCGACATCACGCGCGGCATCCTATCCGAGCTTTGCCGAAGGCTCCGGCAGACGAACGAGCAGGTGAACGACCTTACGTTCCTCGACGGAAGGACACGCGTGCTCAAGAACCTGATCACGATGGCCAACCGCAACGGCAAGCGGGACGGGCAGACGATTTCGATGCACATGGCGCTCAATTACGACGAGCTTGCGCAGCTTGCCGGCGTCTCGAAGGCCGTTCTCTCCGACGTGCTTCGAGAGCTGGAGAACCGGGGCGTGCTGCAGTTCGGCATCAACGAATACCGCTTGAATTTGGCCAAGCTCCGCGGGTAA